The Fusobacterium massiliense DNA window GATCTAATTGATTTTCATAGTTAGCTGCATTGTATTTTACTCCTAGAGAATTTTTTAAACTATCTCCTGCTTTTCTAGCATAGCCTCCAACTCCGTTTGCATTCAATATATCTACTAATATATTTGAATTTACTTCTTCGACTCCATTTTTTTCATGGTATAGTTCCTTAAACATCGAATATAAACTTGAAGTCAATATAAATCTTTTTTCTTCTATATTTGTTTCTGGAATATTTTTTTCATTATCAACATCTAATTTCATTTCTCCGTTTTTTATAACTGCATATCTAGTTAATTTTTCTGGAACTATAGAGTTAATTTTTTCTAAAACTTTCTCATAGTTATGAGTATCAACTAGATCTTTTATTGTTTCATCATTATCTAAATATAACTCAAAAGGTATTTTTATAGCTAGCTTATCTTCATATACTGCAAACAAATTTTGCTTTCCTATTATTAAAACTTTTTCGTCTTTAGTAAGTTTTAAACTAGATGCTCTAAAATTAAAAAATAATAAAATTGCTAAAATAGCTGTTAAAACTATTATCAATATTGGAGCACGACCTCTTTTTTTAGTTTTTTTATTTATTGACTTCTTACTCATTGTTAGTATTATCCTCCTTACCTATTAAAATTTCATCTTCTATTTCTATTATTTTTATTTTTACCAAACTATTTAAGAGTTCTTTTTTTTCAGATTTAAATCTCACCCTAAGATAATTATCTGTATATCCTAAATACTCCCCATTTTTTTCTTCTTCTACCAACACTTCAAGTATTTCACCTAGATATTTTTCTCTAGTCTCTTTCATCATAACATGTTTTAGGGTACTTAATCTATCTGCTCTTTCTTTCTTAATATTATTTGGAACTTTCCCTTCCATATTATTTGCAATAGTTCCTTCTCTATCTGAGTATTGGAAAATATGAAGTCCAGAAAATCCTATTTCCTCTATAATTTTATATGTGTTTATAAACATTTCTTCTTCTTCTTTTGGAAAACCTACTATAACATCAGCTGTAAACTCTATATTTTTTACTTCTGATTTTAATTTTAAGAGACTTTCTCTTATAAGTGAACTTCCATAGCTCCTTCTCATATTTTTAAGAACTGTATCATCACAAGATTGCAAAGATATATGTAAATGTGGCATTAAATTTTTGTTTTTAAATAATTCAATAAATTTATCTGAAATTTTATCCGGATACACCGAACCTATTCTAATTCTTTTCAATCCGTCTATTTTCAATATATCTTCCAATAAAGTTTCAAAAGTTTCTCCACTTTCAAAATCTTCTCCATAAGCACCTAAATTTATCCCAATTAAAATAACTTCTTTAAATCCATCTTCAATTAGCTTTTGAATTTCATTCAATATATTCTCTTTTTTTCTTGATCTACTTTTCCCTCTTGCAAAAGGAATTTTACAGTATGAGCAGAATTGATTACAACCATCTTGTATTTTCACATAAGCTCTTGTCATTTCTCTCAAAGTTGCAAATTCGTATTCTTGATATTCTTTTTCTTGAAAAATATTTCCATTTTTTTCTCTTTCAAAACTTATATCTTCTATAGCTCCAACAAAGTTTACTATATTACTTTTATTTTTGTTATCAATAACAAAATCTACATCTTCTATTTCTAAAATTTCCCTACTATTTGTTTGAGCATAACAACCTGTAACTATAACTTTAGCTGCAGGATTTATTTTTTTTGCTCTTCTAAGCATATTTCTAGTTTTTCTATCTGCTATACTTGTAACTGTACAAGAGTTAATTATATATATGTCTGACGATTCTTCAAAAGAAACCTCTTCATACCCTTTTTTTAACAGTTGATTTTTTATACTTTCTGTTTCATATTGATTAACCTTACACCCCAGAGTGTGAAAAGCAACCTTTTTAGAAAAACTCATTTATTATAACTCCTCCCGTAACTATGGCTGCTGTCTCAGCTCTTAATATTCTATTTCCTAAACTAATTATTTTAGCTTCTCTTTTTTTTAAGAGTTCTATTTCTTCGTTTTCAAATCCACCTTCTGGTCCTATTATATATAAAATATTCTTAATTTCTTTGTCCTTGTTTTTTAAAATCTCTTTTATATAAATATTTT harbors:
- a CDS encoding LytR C-terminal domain-containing protein, with amino-acid sequence MSKKSINKKTKKRGRAPILIIVLTAILAILLFFNFRASSLKLTKDEKVLIIGKQNLFAVYEDKLAIKIPFELYLDNDETIKDLVDTHNYEKVLEKINSIVPEKLTRYAVIKNGEMKLDVDNEKNIPETNIEEKRFILTSSLYSMFKELYHEKNGVEEVNSNILVDILNANGVGGYARKAGDSLKNSLGVKYNAANYENQLDQSYIILNDISKEKAAEIIDKLPEKYFKIKNKSSIPTLANVVVILGSEKKIDFKIDIFASEENVKKATNALKKAGYNSINQKSEKDMEKSIVEYNKEDYFIAQKIAKVLKIEDMVENNDLENRVNITIK
- the mtaB gene encoding tRNA (N(6)-L-threonylcarbamoyladenosine(37)-C(2))-methylthiotransferase MtaB; the encoded protein is MSFSKKVAFHTLGCKVNQYETESIKNQLLKKGYEEVSFEESSDIYIINSCTVTSIADRKTRNMLRRAKKINPAAKVIVTGCYAQTNSREILEIEDVDFVIDNKNKSNIVNFVGAIEDISFEREKNGNIFQEKEYQEYEFATLREMTRAYVKIQDGCNQFCSYCKIPFARGKSRSRKKENILNEIQKLIEDGFKEVILIGINLGAYGEDFESGETFETLLEDILKIDGLKRIRIGSVYPDKISDKFIELFKNKNLMPHLHISLQSCDDTVLKNMRRSYGSSLIRESLLKLKSEVKNIEFTADVIVGFPKEEEEMFINTYKIIEEIGFSGLHIFQYSDREGTIANNMEGKVPNNIKKERADRLSTLKHVMMKETREKYLGEILEVLVEEEKNGEYLGYTDNYLRVRFKSEKKELLNSLVKIKIIEIEDEILIGKEDNTNNE